A window of Candidatus Eisenbacteria bacterium contains these coding sequences:
- a CDS encoding RluA family pseudouridine synthase translates to MKFTVQEEGTLLELLCRKLHPASRTTVRKLIQRGAVTLDGETVTRGDVSVLPEQTVEIQKQQGARTSGSTFPILYEDDHVIAVNKPAGLLSIATDKERTKTLYKGLNQYVQLRSKGRERIFIVHRLDREASGIMLFAKSLEAQERLQRGWPGTEKLYCALVEGRPPQAEGTIRNWLRENRAHKVYSCPEGPEAKLAVTHYRRIKVLPKHTLLEIRLETGRKHQIRVHLAEMGYPIVGDRRYGANQSPIRRLGLCAYSLAFDHPFSGRRVKLVIPISKAMRDFRGKR, encoded by the coding sequence ATGAAGTTCACTGTTCAAGAAGAAGGAACGCTCCTCGAACTGCTCTGCCGAAAGCTCCATCCGGCCTCCCGCACCACCGTCCGGAAATTGATTCAGCGGGGAGCGGTCACCCTGGATGGTGAAACCGTGACCCGGGGCGATGTGAGCGTGCTTCCTGAACAAACCGTCGAAATTCAAAAGCAACAGGGCGCCAGGACGAGCGGATCCACCTTTCCGATTCTCTACGAAGACGATCATGTGATTGCCGTGAACAAACCCGCGGGGCTGCTCTCCATCGCCACGGACAAAGAACGAACCAAGACTTTGTATAAGGGCCTTAATCAATATGTGCAACTCCGCTCCAAAGGGAGGGAGCGGATCTTTATCGTGCACCGCCTGGACCGGGAGGCCTCGGGGATCATGCTGTTTGCGAAAAGCCTGGAAGCGCAGGAGCGCCTGCAGCGCGGCTGGCCGGGAACGGAAAAACTCTACTGCGCCCTGGTGGAAGGCCGTCCGCCGCAAGCGGAAGGAACCATTCGCAACTGGCTCAGGGAGAATCGCGCCCACAAGGTCTATTCCTGCCCGGAGGGTCCTGAAGCGAAGCTCGCCGTTACACATTACCGGCGGATCAAGGTGCTGCCCAAACACACCCTGCTGGAGATCCGTTTGGAAACAGGGCGCAAGCATCAGATCCGCGTTCACCTCGCCGAGATGGGGTATCCGATCGTCGGGGACCGGCGCTACGGAGCGAACCAAAGCCCGATTCGTCGATTGGGGTTGTGCGCCTATTCCCTGGCCTTCGATCATCCTTTCAGCGGCCGGCGGGTGAAGCTGGTCATCCCCATATCC